The Streptomyces sp. NBC_01275 genome has a segment encoding these proteins:
- a CDS encoding RNA polymerase sigma factor SigF: MHTAVMGSQAQVVQDTARTSTGGAPLPGVEDPRSVAPRDARELSRQFFRRLAVLEEGTHEYQYARNTLIEMNMSLVRFAAGRFRGRGDDMEDIVQTGMIGLIKAIDRFEISREVEFTSFALPYIVGEIKRFFRDTTWAVHVPRRLQELRVELAKARDELAGRLDREPTVTELATLMNLTEREVVEAQIASNGYNSSSLDAALTGDGSESGEAVLADFIGVEEDGLRLVEDFHALAPLMAELSERDRQIIHLRFVEEATQAEIGEQLGCSQMHVSRLIKRIIMRLRKGMLTELDHA, from the coding sequence ATGCACACCGCCGTGATGGGGTCGCAGGCACAGGTCGTCCAGGACACCGCCAGGACCAGCACAGGTGGAGCACCGCTGCCCGGAGTCGAGGACCCGCGGAGCGTGGCTCCGCGTGACGCTCGGGAGCTGTCCCGCCAGTTCTTCCGGCGACTGGCCGTGCTGGAAGAGGGCACGCACGAATACCAGTACGCCCGCAACACGCTCATCGAGATGAACATGTCCCTGGTGCGGTTCGCCGCCGGTCGCTTCCGCGGGCGCGGGGACGACATGGAGGACATCGTCCAGACCGGGATGATCGGCCTGATCAAGGCGATCGACCGGTTCGAGATCTCACGTGAGGTGGAGTTCACCTCGTTCGCCCTGCCGTACATCGTCGGCGAGATCAAGCGGTTCTTCCGGGACACGACGTGGGCGGTGCACGTGCCGCGGCGGCTGCAGGAGCTGCGCGTCGAGCTGGCCAAGGCGCGCGACGAGCTCGCCGGCCGGCTGGACCGGGAGCCGACGGTGACCGAGCTGGCCACGCTGATGAACCTCACCGAGCGCGAGGTGGTCGAGGCGCAGATAGCCTCCAACGGCTACAACTCCTCCTCGCTCGACGCGGCGCTCACCGGCGACGGCTCGGAGAGCGGCGAGGCCGTCCTGGCCGACTTCATCGGCGTGGAGGAGGACGGGCTGCGGCTCGTCGAGGACTTCCACGCGCTCGCGCCGCTCATGGCCGAGCTCAGCGAGCGCGACCGGCAGATCATCCATCTGCGGTTCGTGGAAGAAGCCACCCAGGCGGAGATCGGCGAGCAGCTCGGCTGCTCCCAGATGCATGTGTCCCGGCTGATCAAGCGGATCATCATGCGGCTGCGCAAGGGAATGCTGACCGAGCTCGACCACGCCTGA
- a CDS encoding class I SAM-dependent methyltransferase codes for MLRDTFDAVAERYDRVRPRYPPSLVEQLTRSAELGPDSRVLEIGPGTGQLTRPLARSGCRLTAVELGPSMAAVARRNLAAFPQVDVVVADFERWELPAEPFDLVTSATAVHWIDPALRVTKTADALRPGGLLGLVTTCHVAGGSADFFVEVQRCYERWDPSTTPGLRPRSEDETATDTGEWTVGSRFEDVVVHRCAQEVTYAADAYLETLLTYSGHLALDEPARRGLLTCIRELIETRYGGSVTKRYLHELITARRTAWPTTR; via the coding sequence ATGTTGAGAGACACGTTCGACGCGGTCGCCGAGCGCTACGACCGGGTCCGTCCACGCTATCCACCGTCCCTGGTGGAGCAGTTGACGCGGAGCGCGGAGCTCGGCCCGGACAGCCGGGTGCTGGAGATCGGGCCCGGCACGGGGCAGTTGACCCGTCCGCTGGCACGGTCCGGCTGCCGACTGACAGCCGTCGAACTCGGTCCCTCGATGGCGGCCGTGGCCCGGCGGAACCTCGCCGCGTTCCCTCAAGTCGACGTCGTGGTAGCCGACTTCGAGCGCTGGGAGCTGCCCGCCGAGCCGTTCGATCTGGTGACGAGCGCGACGGCCGTCCACTGGATCGACCCGGCGCTGCGCGTGACGAAGACCGCCGACGCGCTGCGGCCGGGCGGCCTGCTGGGGCTGGTGACGACCTGTCATGTGGCGGGCGGCAGCGCGGACTTCTTCGTCGAGGTCCAGCGCTGCTACGAGCGCTGGGACCCGTCGACCACGCCCGGGCTGCGTCCGCGGAGCGAGGACGAGACCGCCACGGACACCGGCGAGTGGACCGTCGGCTCACGTTTCGAGGACGTCGTCGTCCACCGGTGCGCGCAGGAGGTGACGTACGCGGCGGACGCGTACCTCGAGACCCTGCTGACCTATTCGGGTCACCTCGCGCTCGACGAGCCCGCCCGCCGGGGCCTGCTGACGTGCATCCGGGAACTCATCGAGACGCGGTACGGGGGCAGCGTCACCAAGCGCTACCTCCACGAGCTGATCACGGCCCGGCGCACGGCCTGGCCCACGACGCGGTGA